From one Streptomyces sp. Q6 genomic stretch:
- a CDS encoding isopenicillin N synthase family dioxygenase produces MTDTTYELAELDKETRMGGAGTETSAREIRRIDLTDFEHRKAEITEELWAAATDIGFFQLVNHGIELPFVDGAFADAARFFALPEEAKARHALKKGLNSGWESMTQVRPSIGTPDQKESYQVTRPHMDGLWPDDALPGFRERTLAFEARCRDLAMRVLDCFASELGLPQGFFGRAHDPASPQYQSTLRMLHYFAVPDDAVIPADIWRAGAHTDFDCLTLLFQRDGQGGLQVCPGKEAEAQEWTPVEPADTVITCNIGDMLTRWSDDRLPSNFHRVKSPGPDDDRSARYSIAFFAQADRDVVIEGPQRRYPPITAADYIQQRIAANFAR; encoded by the coding sequence ATGACCGACACGACGTACGAGCTGGCCGAGTTGGACAAGGAGACCCGCATGGGCGGGGCCGGGACGGAGACCTCCGCCCGGGAGATCCGCAGGATCGACCTCACCGACTTCGAGCACCGCAAGGCCGAGATCACCGAGGAGCTGTGGGCCGCCGCGACCGACATCGGCTTCTTCCAGCTGGTGAACCACGGCATCGAACTCCCCTTCGTGGACGGCGCGTTCGCGGACGCCGCCCGCTTCTTCGCCCTGCCCGAGGAGGCCAAGGCGCGACACGCCCTGAAGAAGGGCCTCAACTCGGGCTGGGAGTCCATGACCCAGGTCCGCCCGTCGATCGGGACGCCGGACCAGAAGGAGTCGTACCAGGTCACCCGGCCGCACATGGACGGTCTGTGGCCGGACGACGCGCTGCCCGGGTTCCGGGAGCGCACGCTCGCGTTCGAGGCGCGGTGCCGCGATCTCGCGATGCGCGTACTGGACTGCTTCGCGAGCGAGTTGGGGCTGCCGCAGGGGTTCTTCGGGCGGGCCCACGACCCGGCGAGCCCGCAGTACCAGTCGACGCTGCGGATGCTGCACTACTTCGCGGTGCCGGACGACGCGGTGATCCCCGCGGACATCTGGCGGGCGGGCGCGCACACCGACTTCGACTGCCTGACGCTGCTGTTCCAGCGGGACGGGCAGGGCGGGTTGCAGGTGTGCCCCGGCAAGGAGGCCGAGGCACAGGAGTGGACCCCGGTGGAGCCGGCCGACACCGTCATCACCTGCAACATCGGGGACATGCTGACGCGCTGGAGCGACGACCGGCTGCCCTCGAACTTCCACCGGGTGAAGTCACCGGGCCCGGACGACGACCGCTCGGCCCGCTACAGCATCGCGTTCTTCGCGCAGGCCGACCGTGACGTGGTGATCGAGGGCCCGCAGCGGCGCTATCCCCCGATCACGGCCGCCGACTACATCCAGCAGCGGATCGCGGCGAACTTCGCCCGCTAG
- a CDS encoding aminotransferase class I/II-fold pyridoxal phosphate-dependent enzyme: protein MDHTAAPVLEALDAYRSHGRLAFTPPGHKQARGADEQARRVLGDAVFHSDVLASGGLDDRRTRGHILERAEELMADAVHADHTFFTTCGSSLSVKAAMLSVAGPHEQFLIGRDAHKSVVSGLILCGIDPVWVDPQWDAERGLAHPPSVQAYEEAFERHPRARGALVTSPTPYGTAADLAALADVCHARGLPLIVDEAWGAHLPFHPDLPAWAMDAGADVCVTSIHKMGSGLEQGSVFHLRGDLIDPATLTSRADLLGTTSPSVLIYAGLDGWRRQMRLHGHELLDAALDLAYDARRAIEKIPGLHVYGTEELTGHGRAAALDPLPITIDVRDLGTTGYRVADWLRARRSLDVHIADHRRIVAQLTHADSAATVAALLDGLRDVVAHRDELRDAPTVAVPEPADLRLEQAMLPRDAYFGPVEQVPLDRSPGRIAAEMATPYPPGIPTVLPGERINEPVAEYLRTGIAAGMNIPDVADTSLRTIRVVAEEA from the coding sequence ATGGATCACACCGCCGCCCCCGTCCTCGAAGCCCTCGACGCCTACCGGTCGCACGGCCGTCTGGCCTTCACGCCGCCCGGTCACAAGCAGGCCAGGGGCGCCGACGAACAGGCCAGGAGGGTCCTGGGGGACGCCGTCTTCCACTCCGACGTCCTCGCCTCCGGCGGCCTCGACGATCGCCGCACCCGCGGGCACATCCTGGAGCGCGCGGAGGAGCTGATGGCGGACGCGGTCCACGCCGACCACACGTTCTTCACCACGTGCGGCAGCTCCCTGTCGGTGAAGGCCGCGATGCTGTCCGTCGCGGGACCCCACGAGCAGTTCCTCATCGGGCGCGACGCCCACAAGTCCGTGGTGAGCGGGCTGATCCTCTGCGGCATCGACCCCGTCTGGGTCGACCCGCAGTGGGACGCCGAGCGAGGGCTCGCGCACCCGCCGTCCGTCCAGGCGTACGAGGAGGCTTTCGAGCGGCATCCGCGGGCGCGCGGCGCGCTCGTCACCAGCCCGACGCCGTACGGCACCGCCGCCGACCTGGCCGCCCTCGCCGATGTCTGCCACGCGCGCGGCCTTCCGCTCATCGTCGACGAGGCGTGGGGCGCGCACCTGCCGTTCCACCCCGATCTGCCGGCCTGGGCGATGGACGCGGGGGCCGACGTCTGCGTGACCAGCATCCACAAGATGGGCAGCGGCCTCGAACAGGGCTCGGTGTTCCATCTGCGCGGCGACCTCATCGACCCGGCCACCCTCACCTCCCGCGCCGACCTGCTCGGCACCACCAGCCCGTCCGTCCTCATCTACGCCGGACTCGACGGCTGGCGCCGCCAGATGCGGCTCCACGGGCACGAACTCCTCGACGCGGCCCTCGACCTGGCGTACGACGCCCGCAGGGCGATCGAGAAGATCCCCGGCCTGCACGTGTACGGCACCGAGGAGCTCACCGGCCACGGGCGGGCCGCCGCCCTCGACCCGCTGCCGATCACCATCGACGTCCGCGACCTCGGCACCACCGGGTACCGCGTCGCCGACTGGCTGCGCGCCCGCCGCTCGCTCGACGTGCACATCGCCGACCACCGCAGGATCGTCGCCCAACTCACCCACGCCGACTCGGCGGCGACGGTGGCGGCGCTCCTCGACGGGCTGCGCGACGTCGTCGCCCACCGCGACGAACTGCGCGACGCCCCCACGGTGGCCGTCCCCGAGCCCGCCGACCTGCGCCTGGAACAGGCCATGCTGCCCCGCGACGCCTACTTCGGCCCGGTGGAACAGGTGCCCCTCGACCGGTCACCGGGCCGCATCGCGGCGGAGATGGCCACGCCCTACCCGCCCGGCATCCCGACGGTCCTCCCGGGGGAACGCATCAACGAACCCGTCGCGGAGTACCTGCGCACCGGGATCGCGGCGGGCATGAACATCCCGGACGTGGCCGACACCTCACTGCGTACGATCCGCGTGGTCGCGGAGGAGGCCTGA
- a CDS encoding HAD family hydrolase, translated as MTDRDENQRETARAALFDVDGTLVDTNHLHVTAWWEAFRQAGHRVDMHDIHRSVGLGGDDLIAHLLGEDRDRDADASISAAHKTLYGTYFERLPAFESAGELLRTLAGRGRRIVLATSAGGAELGALRRAIDADDVIAGTASADDVDAGKPAPDPVEQALELAEVPAERAVFVGDTVWDMQAAARAGVVPVGLLCGGIPEEALRDAGARALFRDPADLLRRLDESPFAD; from the coding sequence GTGACCGACCGTGATGAGAACCAGCGGGAGACGGCGCGAGCCGCGCTCTTCGACGTCGACGGCACGCTCGTCGACACGAACCATCTCCATGTGACGGCCTGGTGGGAGGCGTTCCGGCAGGCCGGTCACCGGGTGGACATGCACGACATCCACCGCTCGGTGGGGCTCGGCGGCGACGATCTGATCGCCCACCTCCTCGGTGAGGACCGCGACCGGGACGCCGACGCCTCGATCAGCGCCGCGCACAAGACGCTGTACGGGACGTACTTCGAACGGCTGCCCGCGTTCGAGTCGGCGGGCGAGCTGCTGCGGACGCTCGCCGGACGGGGGCGGCGGATCGTGCTCGCCACGTCGGCGGGCGGCGCCGAGCTGGGCGCGCTGCGCCGGGCGATCGACGCCGACGACGTGATCGCGGGAACGGCGAGCGCGGACGACGTCGACGCGGGCAAGCCCGCTCCCGATCCGGTGGAGCAGGCCCTGGAGCTGGCGGAGGTACCGGCGGAGCGGGCGGTGTTCGTGGGCGACACGGTGTGGGACATGCAAGCCGCCGCACGGGCCGGGGTCGTCCCCGTGGGCCTGCTGTGCGGCGGCATCCCGGAGGAGGCGCTGCGGGATGCCGGGGCGCGGGCGCTGTTCCGCGACCCGGCGGATCTGCTGCGGCGCCTGGACGAGAGCCCGTTCGCGGACTGA
- a CDS encoding CDGSH iron-sulfur domain-containing protein — MTARRDDGPLLVEGPVEITLDDGTTVSSDRFLVAVCTCRRSRRYPWCDASHRRVRRQD, encoded by the coding sequence ATCACGGCCCGACGCGACGACGGGCCCCTCCTGGTGGAGGGACCCGTGGAGATCACCCTGGACGACGGCACCACCGTGTCCTCGGACCGCTTCCTGGTCGCCGTCTGCACCTGCCGTCGCAGCCGCCGCTACCCGTGGTGCGACGCGAGCCACCGCCGGGTACGGCGCCAGGACTGA
- a CDS encoding HemK2/MTQ2 family protein methyltransferase codes for MTSPLLTLPGVYAPQHDTQLLAAELDREPLAPGAEVLDIGTGSGAVALAAAGRGARVTAVDISWRAVFTARLNARLARLPLRVLRGDLLAPVAGRTFDLVLANPPYVPAPSSRLPSRGPSRAWDAGRDGRLVLDRICHGAPALLRPGGRLLLVHSALSDPDRTLELLRGHGLHASLIRRRWVPFGPVLIERQPWLLEQELLEPEQTREGLVVIRAARAH; via the coding sequence ATGACCAGCCCGCTGCTCACCCTGCCCGGCGTCTACGCCCCGCAGCACGACACACAGCTGCTCGCCGCCGAACTGGACCGCGAACCCCTCGCGCCCGGCGCCGAGGTCCTCGACATCGGCACCGGTTCCGGCGCCGTCGCGCTCGCCGCCGCCGGACGGGGCGCGCGCGTCACGGCCGTCGACATCTCCTGGCGGGCCGTGTTCACCGCCCGGCTGAACGCCCGCCTCGCGCGGCTGCCGCTGCGCGTCCTGCGCGGCGACCTCCTCGCACCCGTCGCGGGCCGCACCTTCGACCTCGTCCTCGCCAATCCGCCGTACGTGCCCGCGCCCTCGTCGCGCCTCCCGAGCCGCGGACCGTCCCGTGCCTGGGACGCGGGCCGCGACGGGCGGCTCGTCCTGGACCGGATCTGCCACGGCGCCCCGGCCCTGCTGCGGCCGGGCGGCCGGCTGCTCCTGGTGCACTCGGCGCTGAGCGACCCCGACCGGACGCTGGAGCTCCTCCGGGGGCACGGACTGCACGCCTCGCTGATCCGGCGCCGCTGGGTCCCCTTCGGACCCGTGCTCATCGAGCGTCAACCGTGGCTGCTGGAGCAGGAGCTCCTCGAACCCGAGCAGACGCGGGAAGGGCTGGTGGTCATTCGTGCCGCACGAGCCCACTGA
- a CDS encoding iron-containing redox enzyme family protein produces MRDDQAACAATEERDPALPSARGPISAAVLGYLRDERHLLPEPARIGAADPFGDDVQLALYACYELHYRGFAGVPDAREWDHELLRVRGELEWPFLRELRTHATRHAHARDALDELLVEPADGDGVSHFLSERGELWQLREYAVHRSLYHLKEADPHAWVLPRLRGRAKAGMAAIEFDEYGGGRADRVHARLFADLMADLDLDTGYGHYLDAGSAEALALVNLMSLFGLHRSLRGALVGHFAAVEITSSPGSRRLAKALRRVGAGERAVFFYDEHVEADAVHEQVVRHEVVDGLLDQEPALDGDVAFGADATGWLEDRFARRLRAAWDAGESSLRTGGAA; encoded by the coding sequence ATGCGCGATGACCAAGCCGCCTGCGCGGCCACCGAGGAGCGTGACCCGGCCCTGCCGTCCGCGCGGGGGCCGATCTCCGCGGCCGTGCTCGGCTATCTGCGGGACGAGAGACACCTCCTGCCCGAACCCGCCCGCATCGGGGCCGCGGACCCGTTCGGCGACGACGTCCAGCTCGCCCTCTACGCCTGCTACGAGCTTCACTACCGCGGCTTCGCCGGTGTCCCCGACGCACGCGAATGGGACCACGAGCTGCTGCGCGTACGCGGAGAGCTCGAATGGCCGTTCCTGCGGGAGCTGCGCACCCACGCCACCCGCCACGCACACGCGCGCGACGCCCTCGACGAGCTCCTCGTGGAACCGGCGGACGGCGACGGCGTCAGCCACTTCCTGAGCGAGCGCGGAGAGCTGTGGCAGCTGCGCGAGTACGCCGTGCACCGCTCGCTCTACCACCTGAAGGAGGCCGATCCGCACGCCTGGGTGCTGCCGCGACTGCGCGGCCGGGCCAAGGCCGGGATGGCCGCCATCGAGTTCGACGAGTACGGCGGCGGGCGCGCCGACCGCGTCCACGCCCGCCTCTTCGCCGACCTCATGGCCGACCTGGACCTCGACACCGGCTACGGCCACTACCTGGACGCCGGGTCCGCCGAGGCCCTCGCCCTGGTCAACCTGATGTCCCTGTTCGGCCTGCACCGCTCGCTGCGCGGCGCACTCGTCGGGCACTTCGCCGCCGTCGAGATCACCTCGTCGCCCGGCTCACGGCGGCTCGCGAAGGCGCTGCGCCGCGTCGGCGCGGGCGAGCGGGCCGTCTTCTTCTACGACGAGCACGTGGAGGCCGACGCCGTGCACGAACAGGTCGTACGGCACGAGGTCGTCGACGGGCTCCTCGACCAGGAACCGGCCCTGGACGGCGATGTCGCGTTCGGCGCCGACGCGACCGGATGGCTGGAGGACCGGTTCGCGCGGCGCCTTCGCGCGGCCTGGGACGCGGGGGAGTCGTCCCTGCGCACAGGAGGTGCGGCATGA
- a CDS encoding aromatic acid exporter family protein: MPRTRGLAAPAREVRSVALSAHRAVTSAGPERATAVQALKAAGAALLAWALAGWWWDAPMALLAPWTAVVLVQWTVYRSVRSAVQQFVVVAAATLIAAAAGALTRDVMAALAIALPLTALLGSYGRFGDQGWYAPTAALFVLAYGSYAPVEILHRLLETLLGAVVGVLVNAFVLPPLHTGDVSRLRARVPADCAELLRDVADGIDAGYDAADAEEWHARALRLGSTVARLRAARRRAAEGLRFNPGRRLRRRAPEPPPGDLAWARVADHLATALRSLAESAVERSRFAAPPGRALVALAPLLRAAGEACAADAERSGGARDHGDAGRALGEAREAARSLAALLGDPDHGPSAALGELTAATTRLLDDLAAATDHARVPGTRSGTSTQVGAHGRNGAVRVPENEA; this comes from the coding sequence ATGCCGCGTACACGGGGGCTCGCGGCCCCGGCTCGGGAGGTACGGTCCGTCGCCCTTTCCGCCCACCGTGCCGTCACGTCCGCCGGGCCCGAACGGGCGACGGCCGTGCAGGCGCTCAAGGCGGCGGGAGCGGCACTGCTCGCCTGGGCGCTCGCCGGCTGGTGGTGGGACGCCCCGATGGCGCTGCTCGCGCCCTGGACCGCGGTGGTTCTCGTCCAATGGACGGTGTACCGCTCGGTACGTTCGGCGGTGCAGCAGTTCGTGGTCGTGGCCGCCGCCACCCTGATCGCCGCGGCGGCGGGGGCGCTGACCAGGGACGTGATGGCCGCACTGGCGATCGCGCTGCCGCTGACGGCGCTGCTCGGCTCGTACGGACGGTTCGGCGACCAGGGCTGGTACGCGCCGACGGCCGCCCTGTTCGTCCTCGCCTACGGCAGCTACGCGCCCGTGGAGATCCTGCACCGGCTCCTGGAGACGCTGCTCGGCGCGGTGGTCGGCGTCCTCGTGAACGCGTTCGTGCTGCCCCCGCTGCACACGGGCGACGTGAGCCGACTGCGGGCGCGGGTGCCTGCGGACTGCGCGGAGCTCTTGCGCGACGTCGCCGACGGGATCGACGCCGGGTACGACGCGGCGGACGCGGAGGAGTGGCACGCGCGGGCGCTACGGCTCGGCTCCACCGTGGCGCGGCTGCGGGCGGCCCGGCGGCGCGCCGCGGAGGGCCTGCGGTTCAACCCGGGCCGCCGGTTGCGCCGCCGGGCGCCGGAGCCGCCGCCCGGCGATCTCGCCTGGGCGCGGGTCGCCGATCACCTCGCGACGGCGCTGCGCTCGCTCGCCGAGTCCGCCGTGGAGCGTTCGCGCTTCGCGGCGCCGCCGGGCCGGGCCCTGGTAGCCCTGGCGCCGCTGCTGCGGGCGGCCGGGGAGGCGTGCGCGGCGGACGCGGAGCGCAGCGGCGGGGCGCGGGACCACGGGGACGCCGGTCGGGCGCTCGGCGAGGCGCGGGAGGCGGCCCGCTCCCTCGCGGCGCTGCTCGGCGACCCGGACCACGGCCCCTCGGCCGCGCTCGGCGAGCTGACGGCGGCGACGACGCGGCTGCTCGACGATCTGGCGGCGGCCACGGACCACGCCCGGGTCCCGGGCACCCGCTCCGGCACCTCGACTCAGGTCGGTGCCCACGGGCGCAACGGGGCAGTACGTGTACCGGAAAACGAAGCGTGA
- a CDS encoding YihY/virulence factor BrkB family protein, protein MASDTDDPDRPVGRDTDAEADAPTDLPARSWLAVLRRTGKEFLDDDLPDRAAALTYYGVLSLFPALLVLVSLLGVAGETATRKVLDNLRHLTPGPVRDLLDDSVRQLQDSGGTSGVVAALSLVAAVWSASGYVAAFIRTANAVYDTPEGRPVWKLTPLRLALTITLMVLLAVSATIVVFTGPLAERAGDAIGVGDAAVATWNIAKWPVLLILVVLMVALLFWRAPNVRGPGFRWLSPGSLVAVLLWLIASGGFALYVANFASYNKTYGTLAGVIIFLVWLWLSNLAILLGLEFDAELARQRAISGGLPEGEEPYVEPRDTRKWPPRLRRRQGLPEHGD, encoded by the coding sequence ATGGCGAGTGACACGGACGATCCCGACCGCCCCGTCGGGCGGGACACCGACGCCGAGGCGGACGCTCCGACCGATCTGCCCGCGCGCTCCTGGCTCGCGGTGCTGCGCCGCACCGGCAAGGAGTTCCTCGACGACGACCTCCCCGACCGCGCCGCCGCGCTCACCTACTACGGCGTCCTGTCGCTCTTCCCCGCGCTGCTCGTCCTGGTGTCGCTGCTCGGCGTCGCCGGTGAGACGGCGACCCGCAAGGTCCTGGACAATCTGCGCCATCTCACACCGGGGCCGGTCCGGGACCTGCTGGACGACTCGGTGCGGCAGTTGCAGGACAGCGGCGGCACCAGCGGGGTCGTCGCGGCGCTGAGTCTGGTGGCGGCCGTGTGGTCGGCGTCCGGGTACGTCGCCGCGTTCATCCGCACGGCGAACGCGGTGTACGACACCCCGGAGGGCCGGCCGGTGTGGAAGCTGACGCCGCTGCGCCTCGCGCTGACCATCACGCTGATGGTGCTGCTCGCGGTGAGCGCGACGATCGTCGTGTTCACCGGCCCGCTGGCGGAACGCGCGGGGGACGCGATCGGCGTGGGGGACGCGGCGGTCGCGACGTGGAACATCGCGAAGTGGCCGGTGCTGTTGATCCTGGTCGTGCTGATGGTGGCGCTGCTGTTCTGGCGCGCCCCCAACGTCCGTGGCCCCGGCTTCCGTTGGCTGAGTCCCGGCAGTCTGGTCGCGGTCCTGCTCTGGCTGATCGCCTCGGGCGGTTTCGCGCTCTACGTCGCGAACTTCGCCTCGTACAACAAGACGTACGGCACGCTGGCCGGCGTCATCATCTTCCTCGTCTGGCTGTGGCTCTCCAACCTGGCCATCCTGCTCGGCCTGGAGTTCGACGCCGAGCTGGCCCGCCAGCGCGCCATCAGCGGCGGCCTCCCGGAGGGCGAGGAGCCGTACGTGGAACCCCGCGACACCCGGAAGTGGCCGCCGCGTCTGCGCCGCCGCCAGGGCCTCCCGGAACACGGCGACTAG
- a CDS encoding xanthine dehydrogenase family protein molybdopterin-binding subunit: MTTTAKADAVGVSHTRIEGREKVTGAARYASEIPFTGLAHGWLVLSTVARGRISEIGDEAVLGLPGVLAVLHHGNAPRVTIDFFGALGQPDPIVAVFQDDRVPHAGWPVALVVAETPEQAREAAEALVVTYEREPHDVTFRADHPDVYTPQESAAEKGDLEAELAASAVVLDASYTTPEQHHSAMEPHAVTVRWDSGRLEVFDSNQGSKWIADDLAQMFSLDGAAVHVRSEHVGGAFGSKGLRSHHVAAVMAATQLQRPVRVALTRRQVFAITGYRSPTAQRVRLGADPDGRLRALGHENRSLTSNLREFVEGSAGYARTLYDAVAHHTVNRVVPVDVGTPTWMRAPGEAPGSYAVESALDELAERLGMDPIALRVRNEPAVGPVSGLPFASRNLLACLEDGARRFGWDARDPRPRVRREGRWLLGTGVAASTFPAGVAPTTASVTAEPDGTFTVKVTAADVGTGARTALTLVAADALDVAPDRVHVRIADSDFGPAWVAGGSMGTRSWGWAVMAAARELRERLALAGGDLPADGVTVRTDTTALMATLAEKERYAYGAQFAEVAVDVTTGEVRVRRMLGVFAAGRIVNPLTARSQLVGGMTWGISMALHEEAVRDEASGGHVGADFAGYHVAAHADVPAVEAHWVDDPDPEDPVGIKGVGEIGIVGTAAAIGNAVWHATGVRHRDLPIRPDRVLLAEARRAERTERDA; this comes from the coding sequence ATGACCACCACGGCGAAAGCGGACGCGGTCGGCGTCTCGCACACCCGGATCGAGGGCCGCGAGAAGGTCACCGGCGCCGCCCGGTACGCGAGCGAGATCCCCTTCACGGGGCTCGCGCACGGCTGGCTCGTGCTGTCGACCGTGGCCCGCGGCCGGATCTCCGAGATCGGCGACGAGGCCGTCCTCGGACTGCCCGGCGTCCTGGCCGTCCTGCACCACGGGAACGCGCCGCGCGTCACGATCGACTTCTTCGGCGCGCTCGGCCAGCCCGACCCGATCGTCGCGGTCTTCCAGGACGACCGGGTGCCGCACGCCGGCTGGCCCGTCGCGCTCGTCGTCGCCGAGACGCCCGAGCAGGCGCGCGAGGCGGCCGAGGCGCTCGTCGTGACGTACGAGCGGGAGCCGCACGACGTCACGTTCCGCGCGGACCACCCCGACGTCTACACGCCGCAGGAGTCCGCCGCCGAGAAGGGCGACCTGGAGGCCGAACTCGCCGCGTCCGCCGTGGTGCTCGACGCGTCCTACACCACGCCCGAGCAGCACCACAGCGCCATGGAACCCCATGCCGTGACCGTGCGCTGGGACAGCGGGCGCCTGGAGGTCTTCGACTCCAACCAGGGCAGCAAGTGGATCGCCGACGACCTCGCCCAGATGTTCTCGCTGGACGGCGCCGCCGTCCACGTCCGCTCCGAGCACGTCGGCGGCGCGTTCGGCTCCAAGGGCCTGCGCTCGCACCACGTGGCCGCCGTGATGGCCGCGACCCAGCTCCAGCGGCCCGTACGCGTCGCGCTGACCCGGCGACAGGTCTTCGCGATCACCGGCTACCGCAGCCCCACCGCCCAGCGCGTCAGGCTCGGCGCCGACCCGGACGGCAGGCTGCGCGCCCTCGGGCACGAGAACCGGTCCCTCACCTCGAACCTGCGCGAGTTCGTGGAGGGCAGCGCCGGGTACGCGCGCACTCTGTACGACGCCGTCGCGCACCACACCGTGAACCGGGTCGTGCCGGTCGACGTGGGCACGCCGACATGGATGCGGGCGCCCGGCGAGGCCCCGGGCTCGTACGCCGTGGAGTCGGCTCTCGACGAACTCGCCGAGCGGCTCGGCATGGACCCGATCGCGCTGCGCGTGCGCAACGAACCGGCCGTCGGGCCCGTGTCCGGGCTGCCGTTCGCGAGCCGCAACCTGCTCGCCTGCCTGGAGGACGGCGCCCGCCGCTTCGGCTGGGACGCCCGCGACCCGCGCCCGCGCGTGCGCCGCGAGGGCCGCTGGCTGCTCGGCACCGGCGTCGCCGCCTCCACCTTCCCGGCCGGTGTCGCGCCCACCACGGCGTCCGTCACCGCCGAACCCGACGGCACGTTCACCGTCAAGGTCACCGCCGCCGACGTCGGCACCGGCGCCCGCACCGCGCTCACCCTCGTCGCCGCCGACGCGCTCGACGTGGCCCCCGACCGGGTCCATGTCCGCATCGCCGACAGCGACTTCGGGCCCGCCTGGGTGGCCGGTGGCTCCATGGGCACCCGCTCCTGGGGCTGGGCCGTGATGGCCGCCGCCCGCGAACTGCGCGAACGGCTCGCCCTGGCCGGCGGTGACCTTCCGGCCGACGGCGTCACCGTCCGTACGGACACGACCGCGCTCATGGCGACGCTCGCCGAGAAGGAGCGGTACGCGTACGGCGCCCAGTTCGCCGAGGTCGCGGTCGACGTGACCACCGGCGAGGTACGGGTGCGGCGGATGCTCGGCGTCTTCGCGGCCGGCCGCATCGTGAACCCGCTCACCGCGCGCAGCCAGCTGGTCGGCGGCATGACGTGGGGCATCTCCATGGCGCTGCACGAGGAAGCCGTGCGCGACGAGGCGTCCGGCGGACACGTCGGCGCGGACTTCGCCGGCTACCACGTCGCCGCGCACGCCGACGTCCCCGCCGTCGAGGCGCACTGGGTCGACGACCCCGACCCGGAGGACCCCGTCGGCATCAAGGGCGTCGGCGAGATCGGCATCGTCGGCACGGCCGCCGCCATCGGCAACGCGGTGTGGCACGCCACCGGCGTCCGCCACCGCGACCTGCCGATCAGGCCCGACCGGGTGCTGCTCGCGGAGGCCCGGCGCGCCGAGCGGACCGAGCGGGATGCTTGA
- a CDS encoding xanthine dehydrogenase family protein subunit M, translated as MREFGYERAADVTGAVAVLGADPEARFLGGGTNLVDLMKSGIERPALLVDVRELPLDRVESTEDGGLRIGATVTNSDLAAHPDVRRRYPALAQAVLAGASGQLRNMATVGGNLLQRTRCGYFTDVSKPCNKREPGSGCPAVTGEHRNHAILGASEHCVAVHPSDMGVALAAFDAVVQYETLDGPGELTLADFYRPVGDTPHLETTLPAGALITSVTLPPAPVAVNSRYRKVRERASYAFAIGSVAAALDVQDGVVHDVRLAFGAVASRPWRARAAERALLGGAADGAAFAAAADAELAAAAPLTQNTYKVPLLRNLVVAMLTELSEEAGR; from the coding sequence GTGAGGGAGTTCGGATACGAGCGGGCGGCCGACGTGACGGGCGCCGTGGCGGTGCTCGGCGCCGACCCCGAGGCCCGGTTCCTCGGCGGCGGCACCAACCTCGTCGACCTGATGAAGTCCGGCATCGAGCGCCCCGCGCTCCTCGTCGACGTACGCGAACTGCCCCTGGACCGCGTCGAGTCGACCGAGGACGGCGGACTGCGCATCGGCGCCACCGTCACCAACAGCGATCTGGCCGCCCACCCCGACGTGCGGCGCCGCTACCCGGCGCTGGCCCAGGCCGTCCTCGCCGGCGCCTCCGGGCAGCTGCGCAACATGGCCACCGTCGGCGGGAACCTGCTCCAGCGCACCCGCTGCGGCTACTTCACCGACGTGAGCAAGCCCTGCAACAAGCGGGAGCCCGGCAGCGGTTGCCCCGCCGTCACCGGTGAACACCGCAACCACGCGATCCTCGGCGCGAGCGAGCACTGCGTGGCCGTGCACCCCTCCGACATGGGCGTCGCGCTCGCCGCGTTCGACGCCGTCGTGCAGTACGAAACCCTCGACGGACCGGGGGAGTTGACGCTGGCCGACTTCTACCGGCCGGTCGGCGACACGCCGCACCTGGAGACCACACTGCCGGCCGGCGCGCTCATCACCTCCGTGACGCTGCCGCCCGCGCCCGTCGCCGTGAACTCCCGCTACCGCAAGGTCCGCGAGCGCGCCTCGTACGCCTTCGCGATCGGCTCCGTGGCCGCCGCCCTCGACGTCCAGGACGGTGTCGTACACGACGTGCGGCTCGCCTTCGGGGCCGTGGCGTCCCGGCCGTGGCGGGCCCGCGCCGCCGAACGGGCGCTGCTCGGCGGGGCCGCCGACGGCGCGGCGTTCGCGGCCGCCGCCGACGCCGAGCTCGCGGCCGCCGCACCGCTCACCCAGAACACGTACAAGGTGCCGCTGCTGCGCAATCTCGTCGTGGCGATGCTCACCGAACTCAGTGAGGAGGCCGGGCGATGA